DNA sequence from the Kazachstania africana CBS 2517 chromosome 4, complete genome genome:
AAATACGATGAAATCAAGTTGACTCAATGTATGATTATTATGAGACAATTGtcaaagataatgaaggatcagttgaaaaaagatggtAGTTCGTTTGTCAAAGTGTTATTTGCTGGTGATTTAAATTCCAATAGAAACTCAGTGgtcataaattttttgaaaggaCAAATTCTAAATAATAACAAACTAAATATGTTGAACCCCATGAGAGCATACTTAAATCGCACCATATATGATGACATTCCAAACTCTACATATCTAAATACATGTTATTCCGGAAAATTGAAAGGTGTATTTGACTACATATGGTACCACGACGCAGAGTTTCGAATGACCAAGATATTATCAGGCAAAGAGGTTTCAcaagaattattagaattgGAACAACATGGTTTACCGAATGCTGACCATCCGAGCGATCATATCCCAGTCTTAGCTGAATTCCAGATTCTTTGATCAACTACACCAACGTTTGCATTCTGTCATCAATGTTAAAATCTAAagtgttttttttctatatttaGTCGCTCTgacatgaaaaatttttcccatagtaaagaaaaattataacTCGTCGAGACACTATAAGCAAAACCTCAAAACAATAGAATAGTTCCCAATTTGGATAACAAAGACCTTTAGAGAGTCAAATGATGCGAAAAATGAATCAATACCAGAGTGAAAATTCAACTTCTAAACCTGTGGCTTCAGACAATGCAAATAATTCAACCAATTTAAATTCGCCATCTGCTGCGATGGGAACAATGAATTTCGCACAACCGCAAGTATTCGATGACACAGTATCTAGAAATATAAGGATGAGACTGGACTACAAGAAATCATTCCAGGATGATCCAGAATTCTATCCGGAGTTCACAAATTATCCATCCTTTCCCGTTGTTCCTGATAATatgatgaatattttatatggGAATAACGCAAACGATAGtatcaataatattccaTTACAAAACGGACTAAACCATACAGCATCAATGGATTTGGACTCATTTGGTAGCAGCAACATGAATCCcgttttcaaatcaaatactTCAGCGCCCATCACCAGCAACAATGTAATCAATAGCATCAATAATATAACAAAcatattattcaataaacaacaacaacagcaacagcagcaacaaaACTCAAAACATATCGATTCCCATAAGGACTTACTCTCCCTATTAGCACATAAAAATATGgagaaacaaaattttcaaactAAAAGGATGAATTACCATCAAACACATGGTGGCGACCCatatttaatgaattaatgTTGGCATTCTCTCAATTCTATTAAACATTCTTATCTGTAATATCTTTTAATGcatttaatattattatataactTTTAAAATgacatttgaatttaataaGGTTActtaaataatttacaCAGTACGCTCTTTTCAAGCATCCTTCTTCTTACTTGCTTCTTTGAACGCTATAGAACGCTTGGTGACTCTACCCGTCTTAGATCTttgctttttctttttcagctTAAGTGTTTTATTGTCACCTTTTGTTGCTCTTGTACCTTCAATTGTCAGTTCTTTACCTAATGCAGCCTTATCAGCTTTCCCAAGAGCTTTTCTAGCTCTACCCATTTTAGTCTTTTGAGCTTCtgataaattagaaaacTTTCCACTTTTTGAAGTACTATCTTGAGTTTTCTTCATGTTTTTACACCTACTTATACGTAAGTTTCTACTCTTTTTGTTAGTAGCAGTTATTGAAGCCATTGGCTTATTGTTTAATAATAGCGCCTTGTTGACACTTGATAGATCCGAAAATTGGACATATGCGAAACCTTTACCCAAATTAGTCTTGGAATCTCTAATGATACGAACATATTCAATCTCCCCACATTTACTGAAATGGTTCCAAAGAGattcttcgtcttcttcaaaatcaaggtTACCCACAAAGATTGAACGTTTCTTGTCGTGAGGTGCTGGATGCGTAACAGAATCAACTTTCAAATGACGGTTGTGGAAAACCTTACCATTTAAGGCGCTTATTATTGGCTTGATGGATTTTTTGTTCTTATAGACAATGTAAGCATTGACTGATTGTCTGGATTTATGTAATTTTTGTCTAACAAATGCAACTTTTCTTGGTAATGCTTCATCAAAGGAAATGGATCTGAATCTTATACTTTCGATAACTaagaaatcttcatcatttgtgGTTTCTacatcatcttcagataTTTTTGGGATAGTGgcaaataaatttttgaattctttgtagatgctttttgaaataattgcTTCACTAGTTAAATTACCGACGAAAAGAGTTCTTTCAGctttttctaaatcatcttctCTCAGATCAATTTTCTTAGCCTTTGTTTCTTGAGATTTGACAGTCTTTTCATTACTagatttattcaaatcagctgtttcttctttatcttcacTATCTTCCTTTAATAACTTggcaaaatatttttcttccaaatgATCACTTTCATCATTTGTAGACTTTTTCTTGTGTCTCTTTTTGGATGGTTCTTCAGATTCGATGGTACCCGTTGTAGCTTCAGACTCTTCTTCGTTTGATTCTACTTTATCGTTAGTTCTCTTGGTTACGGTTGGTAATATGGTTCTTAATCTTGATTTGATAGATAAGGCATCGTcaactttcttttcatttgaagCATCGAATAATTTACTAACCGTCGATTCAACCTTGCTTGAGTCAACACTTCCGAACAAATTATCAATAGAGGACATAATAGAATGTATGGTTCCCTGGCTTTGAACTTGTTCTGGTGCTTCTAGCAATAGACTAATTCATCTATATAGTCTAAACTCTATGCACTGCTAACAATGCTGGTGTGCGATGAGCTTTAACAGtcagaaaaattttcagatattGGGTATGGGTGTTTTATACGGTATAAGGCAATAACATATAGTGTTAATATGGAATGACTAGCACTATCCATGACATATTACAACTTGGTGTTATAATAACAAATTgactatttttttaaacaattatttatttagaTTTGACTATAGTATTTCattctaataaaataataaacttataattcatatatatatatattagtAGTAATAAATGGATAAAACACAAAAAGGTAGATTGATTGATATATTATCCTGTTTATTTTAATGGAATGAAACGAGAGGTGGTGGCACCAGCTCTACCGTGTCTAACTGGAGTGTAAGTGATGGAGAATTCACCTAAGTAGTGACCTAACATTTCTGGTCTGATTTCAACTTGGTTGAAAACCTTACCGTTGTAGATACCGACAACAGAACCGATCATTTCTGGGACAATGACCATGTTTCTTAAGTGGGTTCTGACAACAGCTGGCTTTTCGTTTTCTGGAGCAGCTAACTTAGCAGctcttaatttctttaagaAACCAGCTGGCTTGGCAGATAAACCTCTGGcgaatcttcttctaactCTGGCAGAAGTTAACTTGATGAAATCTTCAGTAGAcatttctaataattgGTCTAAATCGACACCTCTGTAAGAATGGGTCTTGAAAACTCTCTTCCTGGCAGTAGCAGTAGACATGGTTCCGGTTATCTGTGTTGTGTACTATTAACTTGAAgaatcaataaataaaatatcacCAATATATAACTAGTAACACttaatattgaaacttttttgtaaatatctAAGAAAATCTGAATATTACTTCAGTTGCGTTAACGAAAGATTGCATTACCATTCTCTCTCTGTCTGTGTGATTTCCGACCATCTCGCTTGCCCGCGCGTGTCTTCCCGTCTGTCTGTCTGTCTGTCTGTCGAGCCAGGCAGGGATGGACTCTGCCTGGGCGATGCGACTGCTAGAGAGGAGCGCTGAGACTGAAGTGGGTTAGGCAGGGACGTTGATGAGTTCGGGATGTGTGTCTCTGCTGGGGGAGGGGGGAGGGAAGGATTCTCCCACCCAGAGAAATTTAGCGAAATGGCAGAGAAATCTCATTTTCCGCAAGAAACGACGCAACAACTGGTTCtaacttttcatttgaCTGCGATATAACCCATACATATATTGACTCTGTGCGGCATGTTCACGGCGGCGGACATTAGACATCCAGacattattcaaaaaatctgGTCAAAAACACGTCCAATTTGAAGAACATTTCGGACAGTCCAATGCGGGCCGGCAAGTCTAGTCTCACTACGCTGCTCTGCTGATCTCTCAGCCAAACCGTCGTGAATGGAACCAAAGTCTCACCGTGCCAGTAGCATGTGTGCCCACCAgtctttcaagatattattACTAGGCTTAAGTAGTATATATTAAAAGTTAGTCAACTTTTACATTAACCCTTTTCTCATAGAAAGCAATTGACCTACACCAAAGATGAAGTACTTAGCTGCCTACTTATTATTAAACGCTGCTGGCTCTGCCCCAAACGCTGAAAACGTCAAGGCCGTCTTATCCTCTGTCggtattgaaattgaagatgacaaagtctcttctttattatcCGCTTTAGAAGGTAAGTCTGTCGAAGAATTAGTTGCTGAAGGTAACGAAAAATTATCTGCTGTTCCAGCTGCTGCCCCAGCTTCTGGTGCTTCTGGTGCTGCTGCCTCTAGTGAAGCTGctgctgaagaaaaggaagaagaagaagaagaagaatccGATGCTGACATGGGTTTCGGTTTATTCGATTAAACAAAGGTGTAAAATATCTGTTTTTACCTTATCAtatttgtttcttcatATTATCTCATATTCTTTCTTATAAAGATATCTCAAATCTACcaaaattgttcatttaTATCTACTTTGTAACTATATAAGAATAGATAATTATTGGTATGACTTTCAAAACAATAATACTAATgcattttattttattgtGATCAATATCTCTCTTTATTCAAGTGGCGATGCGTTGTCGTTTTTTCAATTACCTTAAAGTGTTAAgttcattcaatatatctGTCTACATATATACGGTTACATCACTAAGAGTTGTTAACATAGAACGA
Encoded proteins:
- the RPP2A gene encoding ribosomal protein P2 alpha (similar to Saccharomyces cerevisiae RPP2A (YOL039W); ancestral locus Anc_7.96), which gives rise to MKYLAAYLLLNAAGSAPNAENVKAVLSSVGIEIEDDKVSSLLSALEGKSVEELVAEGNEKLSAVPAAAPASGASGAAASSEAAAEEKEEEEEEESDADMGFGLFD
- the KAFR0D01260 gene encoding uncharacterized protein (ancestral locus Anc_7.91), producing MMRKMNQYQSENSTSKPVASDNANNSTNLNSPSAAMGTMNFAQPQVFDDTVSRNIRMRLDYKKSFQDDPEFYPEFTNYPSFPVVPDNMMNILYGNNANDSINNIPLQNGLNHTASMDLDSFGSSNMNPVFKSNTSAPITSNNVINSINNITNILFNKQQQQQQQQQNSKHIDSHKDLLSLLAHKNMEKQNFQTKRMNYHQTHGGDPYLMN
- the NOP12 gene encoding rRNA-processing protein NOP12 (similar to Saccharomyces cerevisiae NOP12 (YOL041C); ancestral locus Anc_7.93), coding for MSSIDNLFGSVDSSKVESTVSKLFDASNEKKVDDALSIKSRLRTILPTVTKRTNDKVESNEEESEATTGTIESEEPSKKRHKKKSTNDESDHLEEKYFAKLLKEDSEDKEETADLNKSSNEKTVKSQETKAKKIDLREDDLEKAERTLFVGNLTSEAIISKSIYKEFKNLFATIPKISEDDVETTNDEDFLVIESIRFRSISFDEALPRKVAFVRQKLHKSRQSVNAYIVYKNKKSIKPIISALNGKVFHNRHLKVDSVTHPAPHDKKRSIFVGNLDFEEDEESLWNHFSKCGEIEYVRIIRDSKTNLGKGFAYVQFSDLSSVNKALLLNNKPMASITATNKKSRNLRISRCKNMKKTQDSTSKSGKFSNLSEAQKTKMGRARKALGKADKAALGKELTIEGTRATKGDNKTLKLKKKKQRSKTGRVTKRSIAFKEASKKKDA
- the RPS15 gene encoding 40S ribosomal protein uS19 (similar to Saccharomyces cerevisiae RPS15 (YOL040C); ancestral locus Anc_7.95), which translates into the protein MSTATARKRVFKTHSYRGVDLDQLLEMSTEDFIKLTSARVRRRFARGLSAKPAGFLKKLRAAKLAAPENEKPAVVRTHLRNMVIVPEMIGSVVGIYNGKVFNQVEIRPEMLGHYLGEFSITYTPVRHGRAGATTSRFIPLK